Proteins from a genomic interval of Plutella xylostella chromosome 24, ilPluXylo3.1, whole genome shotgun sequence:
- the LOC125490468 gene encoding uncharacterized protein LOC125490468 produces the protein MVSCFGRVLALKHSQKSEMFLSVVLDRLAEYRDVLDEDVAEDLLTKIEAISETLNEFTLSELNRISHVFPREVLLKHVKINSKISQDSAENKFKLCLQLVCDPAYSLSQYCYELDSCLKENDGDKFEATFKVMLSLTNNEFAGPSFQLLTKYTDALKDIQDYEYTKEYNKKARKAIHDVLTDMSSAQKSSLTLPLSELCPALTSGSVGASEEDRKSLSRLLRLDGLEVVRFEKQVQVYLGSIRRPCTISVLCSDGRTRRFLVKRGEPLRSVAAVHTALAYFNRVQTSTAGGSHHVIPLSEDCAVMQYLEDHVTVRSMVAKKYNLNGQYSGCR, from the exons ATGGTGTCGTGCTTCGGTCGCGTCCTCGCTCTGAAACACTCACAAAAGTCTGAAATGTTCCTCTCAGTAGTACTAGACCGACTGGCAGAATACCGGGACGTTTTGGACGAAGATGTGGCTGAGGATTTGCTAACTAag atcGAGGCTATTTCGGAAACTCTCAACGAATTCACTCTATCGGAACTGAATAGAATATCCCACGTATTCCCTCGCGAAGTGTTACTTAAACACGTGAAAATCAACAGCAAAATCAGTCAAGATAGCGCcgagaataagtttaaattGTGTTTGCAACTCGTTTGCGATCCGGCGTATAGTTTGTCCCAATATTGCTATGAACTGGACAGCTGTTTGAAGGAAAACG aTGGCGACAAGTTTGAAGCGACATTCAAAGTCATGTTGTCATTGACTAATAACGAATTCGCCGGACCGTCGTTCCAACTGCTAACCAAATATACTGACGCCCTCAAGGATATACAAGACTATG AATACACCAAAGAATACAACAAGAAAGCCAGGAAAGCCATACACGACGTTCTAACAGACATGTCTAGTGCTCAGAAGTCATCGCTTACTTTACCACTATCGGAACTCTGTCCTGCTCTAACTAGTGGTAGTGTTGGTGCGAGTGAAGAGGACAGGAAGAGTTTGAGTAGACTGTTGAGGTTGGATGGTTTGGAGGTGGTTCGGTTTGAAAAGCAG GTGCAAGTGTATCTGGGGTCCATACGACGGCCCTGCACCATATCAGTGCTATGCAGCGACGGTCGCACCCGCAGATTCTTGGTCAAAAGAG GGGAGCCCCTTCGTTCCGTGGCAGCTGTCCACACTGCGCTGGCATATTTCAACCGAGTGCAGACTTCTACAGCCGGGGGGAGTCATCAT GTGATTCCCCTAAGCGAAGACTGCGCCGTCATGCAGTACTTGGAGGACCACGTCACCGTGCGCAGCATGGTCGCCAAGAAATATAACTTGAACGGTCAGTATAGCGGGTGTAGATGA
- the LOC125490469 gene encoding uncharacterized protein LOC125490469, producing the protein MLLRDPAGNTLSPQESAELLAKTFYPDDSVSTDQLFHAELREKTKNIPQDLKDDDPPFTAAEIDLVLQAMNAKKAPGSDGFTADICGAAIQCDREVFMAIANKCLSFKHFPSQWKTAHVVILRKAGKEDYTHPKSYRPIGLLSVLGKIVEKLMVSRLQWHIFPTLNIKQYGFMPQRGTEDALYDLVEHLREGINSKNIVILISLDIEGAFDNAWWPALKHQLTKKRCPRNLYEMVCSYLSDRKIKVNYARAACEKGTTKGCVQGSIGGPTFWNIILDSLLHKLEAEGVYCQAFADDVALVFTGQAVNTLEESANKVLNGIVEWGTRNKLNFAPHKTNAMLLTKKMKYDLPQLSMAGTKINLVEEIKLLGLIIDRRLTFKAHITAQCKKAADIYKQLARAAKVTWGLNGEIVRTIYIAVVEPIMTYAASVWSEAVELEMNKKQLFSLQRGFAQKICKAYRTVSLTSALALSGLLPLDLRIQEAANLYKSKKLLSTDYLPPGKELERKVGYLDLPHPSTLTSTNYEFFENTNPLHTGSQIFTDGSKIEGKVGAALSWWEDGKEKLSETFGLHPSCTVFQSELYALHRATRLVSSSTDNKVNILSDSRSSLDLLRNPKLSHPLARSIKENIARVVCEGREIKMFWLRAHIGTAGNERADELAKTAALQSTSHDYDKVPLSYVRKKIREESVRKWQDRYATSSTGAVTRKFLPDVNQAYRITRSAKLTPAHVQMLTGHGGMGEYLYRFKLKESPECECDPNIIESVWHIILDCPRFLAARQDLETLIDRNLVESELKDILADTKHRPHFLSYSDRVSRVAARRNSTIPRPDPQSIPVYQASVTTITAPPQATPKETATHQLLDCGEKGEARLRLRSVALFMDGSSERLGISFCISGARKSVAISPGLASLLNGSTSKATMKRKAYDALPVTLVGNQPCRLVRWRNKTIALFEWADDTPFVQACSWLSKLGEIALDSNVPRIISVDAMVIEYRKGEIVDQLGCLKASKHHEIVVYEDRGEDLSFLKGHILARGIDNCHQQAEYLDTGSDAYRRG; encoded by the coding sequence ATGCTTCTAAGAGACCCTGCGGGCAACACGTTATCCCCCCAAGAGTCGGCGGAACTCCTAGCCAAGACATTCTACCCAGATGACTCCGTAAGCACCGACCAACTATTCCATGCGGAACTGAGAGAAAAAACAAAGAACATACCTCAGGATCTTAAAGATGACGATCCACCATTTACTGCCGCAGAAATAGACCTCGTGCTACAAGCAATGAACGCAAAAAAAGCCCCCGGATCCGATGGCTTCACTGCCGATATCTGTGGCGCAGCCATTCAGTGCGATAGGGAGGTGTTCATGGCGATAGCCAATAAGTGCTTATCGTTTAAACATTTCCCATCCCAATGGAAAACGGCCCACGTGGTTATCTTGCGGAAAGCTGGCAAAGAGGACTATACACACCCAAAATCCTACAGACCAATAGGGTTACTCTCAGTTCTCggaaaaattgttgaaaaactAATGGTCAGTCGCCTCCAGTGGCATATCTTCCCGACGCTTAACATAAAACAGTACGGCTTCATGCCTCAGAGAGGAACCGAGGACGCCCTCTATGACCTCGTAGAACACCTAAGAGAGGGAATAAACAGTAAAAACATCGTCATTCTCATCTCCCTGGACATAGAGGGTGCTTTCGACAACGCATGGTGGCCCGCTTTAAAACATCAACTGACAAAGAAAAGGTGCCCACGAAATCTGTACGAGATGGTATGCTCTTATCTCAGTGACCGAAAAATCAAGGTCAATTACGCTCGTGCAGCATGTGAGAAGGGAACCACTAAAGGATGTGTCCAAGGCTCCATAGGAGGACCGACGTTCTGGAACATCATACTCGACTCACTGCTACACAAACTAGAGGCTGAGGGAGTGTATTGCCAAGCTTTCGCAGATGATGTGGCCCTTGTCTTCACAGGTCAAGCAGTAAACACCCTAGAGGAGTCAGCGAACAAAGTACTAAATGGAATAGTGGAATGGGGAACTCGGAACAAACTCAACTTCGCACCGCATAAGACCAACGCGATGCTACTAACAAAGAAGATGAAGTACGATCTACCCCAACTATCCATGGCTGGCACAAAAATTAATCTCGTAGAGGAAATAAAACTGCTGGGCCTCATCATAGACCGCAGGTTAACTTTTAAAGCTCATATTACCGCTCAGTGTAAAAAGGCAGCGGATATTTACAAACAGCTAGCGCGAGCGGCGAAAGTAACCTGGGGACTTAACGGTGAAATTGTGAGGACAATATACATCGCAGTAGTGGAGCCCATCATGACATACGCCGCAAGCGTCTGGTCGGAAGCCGTTGAACtggaaatgaacaaaaaacaacTGTTCTCGCTGCAAAGAGGTTTCGCGCAGAAAATATGCAAAGCCTACCGAACAGTGTCGCTCACATCTGCACTGGCACTATCGGGATTGCTGCCTCTCGATCTCAGAATACAGGAGGCAGCAAATCTGTACAAATccaaaaaacttttgtcaacCGACTACCTCCCGCCAGGCAAAGAGCTCGAACGGAAAGTAGGGTACCTGGACTTACCACATCCGTCCACACTTACCTCTACCAACTACGAGTTCTTTGAAAACACCAACCCGTTGCATACCGGTTCCCAAATCTTCACGGATGGAAGCAAGATAGAGGGAAAAGTCGGCGCCGCCCTAAGTTGGTGGGAGGATGGAAAAGAAAAACTGTCCGAGACTTTTGGTCTCCACCCGTCGTGCACGGTCTTCCAATCGGAACTTTATGCCCTTCACAGGGCAACAAGACTGGTGAGCTCTAGTACGGATAACAAAGTGAACATCTTGAGCGACTCGAGATCATCACTCGATCTGCTCCGAAATCCGAAACTGAGCCACCCCCTGGCAAGAAgcataaaggaaaacattgcgaGGGTCGTGTGCGAGGGCAGGGAGATAAAAATGTTCTGGCTGAGGGCACACATTGGAACTGCCGGGAACGAAAGAGCCGATGAGCTCGCCAAAACGGCAGCTCTACAAAGCACCTCCCACGACTATGACAAAGTCCCCCTGTCCTATGTCAGGAAAAAGATCAGAGAGGAATCGGTCCGGAAATGGCAAGACCGATATGCGACATCCAGTACAGGAGCAGTCACGCGTAAATTCTTACCGGATGTCAACCAAGCTTACCGGATTACGCGAAGTGCCAAACTGACCCCTGCTCACGTACAAATGCTGACTGGACATGGGGGGATGGGAGAGTATTTGTACAGATTTAAACTCAAAGAAAGCCCAGAATGTGAATGCGACCCCAACATCATTGAATCGGTCTGGCATATAATTCTCGACTGCCCCCGTTTCCTTGCTGCAAGACAAGATCTGGAGACATTGATAGACAGGAATTTGGTGGAGTCAGAATTAAAAGATATTCTGGCAGACACCAAGCATAGACCTCATTTTCTATCTTATTCAGATCGTGTCTCCAGAGTAGCAGCCAGGAGAAACAGCACCATACCCCGCCCCGACCCGCAATCAATACCAGTATATCAAGCCTCAGTCACAACCATCACAGCACCACCACAAGCAACTCCTAAAGAAACAGCAACACATCAGCTGTTGGATTGTGGAGAAAAAGGAGAAGCTAGACTAAGACTCCGAAGCGTGGCTCTGTTCATGGACGGAAGCAGTGAAAGACTCGGCATCAGCTTCTGTATCTCAGGGGCGCGAAAGAGCGTGGCCATATCACCCGGCCTAGCCTCTCTCCTAAATGGGAGCACATCGAAGGCTACCATGAAGCGTAAAGCCTACGACGCATTGCCAGTAACCCTAGTGGGAAATCAGCCCTGCAGACTAGTGCGATGGCGTAACAAGACCATCGCACTATTCGAGTGGGCCGACGACACCCCGTTCGTTCAGGCATGCTCATGGCTCAGTAAGCTTGGAGAGATAGCGCTAGACAGTAACGTCCCCAGGATAATAAGCGTAGACGCAATGGTGATCGAGTATAGGAAAGGCGAAATTGTTGACCAGCTGGGTTGCCTAAAAGCCTCAAAACATCATGAAATAGTGGTGTACGAGGACAGAGGCGAAGATCTAAGCTTTCTCAAAGGTCATATACTTGCGAGGGGCATTGACAACTGCCACCAACAAGCCGAATACTTGGACACCGGATCTGACGCCTACAGGAGAGGATGA